The sequence TAGCCCTTCATACAATTGGCAGTATTCATCAACAAATCGAAGTGTGGGTCGAGCCTCTCTCGAAGCAGACATAAATCCTAAAGCATCCTCAAGTTCTCTATCCTCATTCTAAATTCTTTTCCTTAGAGTGATTAAAGAGGGATAAGCGGCGGTGTTCTTCAACGGCGATGAATCTACAACTGTAGTACTAGGCGATGTTTTGGAATTTAGGTTAATTCGAGATTCAAATCAGGAGAATCTAGTTGTTCTGAAAGTGGCGATCGTTGCTGATCCCGTCATTCCCGTTCCACAAGCTGCTTATGCACTACTACGCCAACAGCAGAATAGCTCTGTTTGTGTCGAATGTGTAGGGTTTGCTTGGAGTCCTGCCGCAAGTCGTATTGAACTCGTCTCTTCCGAAGACTTAAAGGCACAAGTTGTGCGTCGTCGCGCTGTGTTCAAATGGCAAGATTCGATGCGTTCTAATAGAAATGTAAAATATGCCGTACAGAAGATTACTCAAACTGGTTCAACTCATTCCCCAACTTTCTAAACATAACGAATTGATGGATTGTAAGGGCTATTCTTGTTGAAGATTAAACATTATCAGCTTGTCTGCTTGCCCTTTATTTCCAAATCAAAATAGGAGTTTGTGTGAGAGCAGTTTGCTGGAGCTTTTAGTTCGCACTGCTGAGCTATTCTTGTGTTGCTGCTGCCTCACCTATTCCTGAAGCAAGACCTGTTTTAAACTCAGAATCATTGGAAACTTCCAGTTCTTCCCCGAATTTTCTTCCTCGAAGTCCCGCTCCCCTTCTACCCTTGCCAACAACACCCCTTACACTACTTCTCACGCCAGATGAAGTTCTCCCCCTACCGGAAGCGCTATCTACGGGCAGGGAGGAGAGTTTAGTCCTGCTTACCTTACCATTCACTGTTTTTTGCGACACAGCCCTCAAACTAGCCCAAAGCGGGATGGCTGGATTGGCGAAATGACCCACAAACTGATCGGCAGAAGATTCAGACCTCATGAAGGGATTGAACGCTAAAGTTAAAACCTGGCGCGACTTCACGGCAATAGTTCACTTCTCGATTTGCCTCAGATAGAGCTGGGTAAACAAGCGCTTCTCTAGGAGAATTGCAAGATACCAGCCATCCCAGCCAAAACCCTCTAAACCAGCTCTGTCGATCGATTTGGATAATATACATTTTCTAACCTCACTTTATAATCATTGATTGTCTAAACGTACTAGTTCTCCAGCAAAAAGCTTTTGTTGTAGGCTTCTCCAGGCAATTGCACTACTCATTCACGATAGATTTGGCTCCAAATGTCTTCCTCACTCGGACGACAGAGATGAATGCAGTTATGCATATTTTTCCCTTTTAAGGTTGACAGATAGACATGAACGTTGGCAGATAAGGCAATTTTCTACAAACTTCGGTAAATCTGCTTATGGCGTCCTTAGGGGTGAAGCCAGCACCGACGATCGCCCCTCAGAACTGAGGATCTATACCCCCGATACCTTTGACTGAGGATGGGAATTAAGCTGATACGCAACTGATCGCCCTTAGCACTCTGGAGCGCGATCTAAGGACAAAATAAAATCAATCTTGATTCATCTATGCATACCCACTCCCTAGAACATGCCCAAGCAATTGCTACTCCAGCCGAGCAGTTGCGGCAACGTTTGAGCATTGCGAAATTCGCTATTATTGCTTTGGCTATCCAGGAAAGCGAAGTGGAGCGGCAAAAGGTCAAGTTGCTTACGAGGGCTATTGATGAAGCGATCGCACTCCTACCGCCGATTGATTAAGGTTGCTAGAGCATAATCTAGGGCGAGGTTCAGGGGTTCATTGGAAGTTAGAGCGATGCACCGATCGCGACCTATCCCAGCAACCCACATTCATATCCGCCTCTCCAAAGCAGGAAAAGAAGCTCAAGTCGAGCAGTGTACCTCTGAACTGATTCTGCAATGAACTCAGCGGAGCATTAATGTTTTCCCTTATTGTGAAAGCTTAACGATCGGCAGGCAAACTGAAAAACTGGTTCTTCCTGGCTTGGACTCGAACAAGATTGTCCCTTGGTGGCGATTCTCTATAATACGTCGGATAGTTTCCAGTCCTAATCCTGAACCTTTACCCACGGGTTTGGTGGTAAAAAATGGCTCAAAGATGCGCGACTGAATTTCAGCCGGAATACCGCTTCCAGAGTCATTAATGTCAACCCGAATGGAGGTTCCTTTGTAATGAGTCGTAATTGTAAGCACTCCTTTGCCATTCATCGCATCGATCGCATTATCGATCAGGTTCGTCCACACCTGATTTAGCTCGCTACCATAAGCAAGCACCTTGGGAACTTGAGGGTCATAACACCGTTGCAACTGAATCCCTTGCTTCAGTTTGTGACCAAATAATCGCAGCGTATCTTCTAAGCCTTGATGCACATCTACCTCCTGCTGCGTTCCCTGATCCAGGTAGGAATAAGATTTCATCGCTTGCACTAACTCTGAAATGCGTTCTGCACCATGCAAACCATGGCTTATCATGTCCATTACTTCAAATGACAGCGCCAACCACTGCAATCCCAGTTCCCGCAGTTCGGTTGGGTCATCTTGCCAGCGCTCCGTCAACTGCTCCAGAGTTTCTGTGGCAACGCCGCCGATTGCCAGGGGTTCAGCCAGTTTCCACGCTTGATTTACACCATAGTCTTCCAACCAGTTCAGCATTACCTCTTCTCGATCGCTCAAGGTCACAGGATTGGTACGATGATTGAGAATCGTTTCATAGCCTGCATCTCGTGCCTGCAACCATTGCTGGGTATGTTCCGGCTCAACCTGGCGCTGTCCATAAATTAAATTCATCCGCTGTAGCTCCAGAATTGCCGCTGGCATCTCCTTTAATGATCGAACAAGCGCGGCGGCTGGATTATTCAGCTCATGGGCAAGACCTGCGGCTAACGTTCCTAATGCTGCCATCTTTTCTCGTCCACGAATGAACGATTCCAGCCCCCGTAGCCGTTGTTGAACAGTCCGAAAGATGATTCGCTCAAAATCACGGCACTCGTGCAGCAACGTGAGAAAATCGTCTGCTTCAATCTCGTGCATATAGCACTCTGTCAAGGCTCGCAGCGTAACTGGGGCAACCTCATCAGTAAGCACTTGAACCTCGCCAAAAAAGGCAGGCGCATCATGTCGCCCAACCGGCATTTCGGTTCCTTCACTGCGACGCATAATAACAATTTTCCCCTTGACCAGGATGAAAAATCCGCGATGGGGGTCACCCTCCTGTAGCAGCACCTCTCCAGCCGAGAGGGTCACCGTTTGGGCACGATCGCACACCCATTGAAGTCGCGCTTCAGGGATTCGTTGAAACGGTTCGAGCAGCAGCAAATCTTCAATGCATAATTGATTTCCCATCACACTACACCTTACTCAGGTAACGATGGACAAATTGAATCGCGATCGATCCCTCACCTACTCCTGATGCCACCCGTTTGACGGAGTTGTATCGGACATCACCTGCGGCAAAGATGCCCGGAACGCTGGTTTCTAACAAGAATGGCGATCGATCCAGGTTCCAGCCTTTCGGCGGTTTTCCCTCACGAATCAAATCAGGTCCAGCCAGGATAAAGCCCCGTTCATCTCGCTCTACTGTGCCACTTAGCCAATCCGTTTGAGGCACCGCACCAATGAAGATGAAGAGGGATGTAGCATTAACGGTCTCTTGCTCACCCGTATTCACATCCTTAATTACGAGTGCTTCCAGATTGGTTTCACCTTTGACTTCTGCCACCACGCAGCCAGTGCAAACTCTAATATTGTGGGTCGCTTCAATTTGATCAATCAGATATTGCGACATACTCTTGGAGAGAGGCG is a genomic window of Trichocoleus sp. containing:
- a CDS encoding ATP-binding protein, which translates into the protein MGNQLCIEDLLLLEPFQRIPEARLQWVCDRAQTVTLSAGEVLLQEGDPHRGFFILVKGKIVIMRRSEGTEMPVGRHDAPAFFGEVQVLTDEVAPVTLRALTECYMHEIEADDFLTLLHECRDFERIIFRTVQQRLRGLESFIRGREKMAALGTLAAGLAHELNNPAAALVRSLKEMPAAILELQRMNLIYGQRQVEPEHTQQWLQARDAGYETILNHRTNPVTLSDREEVMLNWLEDYGVNQAWKLAEPLAIGGVATETLEQLTERWQDDPTELRELGLQWLALSFEVMDMISHGLHGAERISELVQAMKSYSYLDQGTQQEVDVHQGLEDTLRLFGHKLKQGIQLQRCYDPQVPKVLAYGSELNQVWTNLIDNAIDAMNGKGVLTITTHYKGTSIRVDINDSGSGIPAEIQSRIFEPFFTTKPVGKGSGLGLETIRRIIENRHQGTILFESKPGRTSFSVCLPIVKLSQ